A genomic stretch from Aminobacter aminovorans includes:
- a CDS encoding MFS transporter yields MLATYRPILSLLRGTAFLLAASGLHGLLLPLRGQEEGFSTTALGLMGTAWAGGFVAGCYFAPRVVRRAGHVRAFGTFAASAAIIALLTGLIVNEYVWIALRAFTGFAMAGAFMVIESWLNERATNENRGTVFGLYMMVTYASIMAGQMMVAGGDVTSASLFMVTGILFCLSLIPTAVSSAAHPKPLQDVSLDIKGLYANSPVASVACFLIGVANGDWGTLGAVYGARVGISTPEIALMMSLVVVAGAALQIPIGKVSDRTDRRYVLIGASLASAVAAVLIFLVAPRSGVFVIAMTACYGAFAYTLYSLAVAHANDHAKPEDFVKVSGGLLLLYGFGTMVGPLLGAGLMDYMRPEALFLATAAAHFTLAGYTALRIKRRAPVPIKDREAFKTQPADRSATPESLRLDPRHEDAA; encoded by the coding sequence ATGCTCGCAACCTACCGGCCGATCCTGTCGTTGCTCCGCGGCACAGCTTTCCTGCTCGCAGCATCGGGCCTGCATGGCCTGCTGCTTCCCCTCCGCGGCCAGGAAGAAGGCTTTTCGACCACCGCACTCGGCCTGATGGGCACGGCCTGGGCCGGCGGCTTCGTCGCCGGTTGCTACTTCGCCCCGCGGGTCGTCCGCCGCGCCGGCCATGTCCGCGCCTTCGGCACCTTCGCCGCATCGGCCGCGATCATCGCGCTGCTGACGGGTCTGATCGTCAACGAATATGTCTGGATCGCGCTGCGCGCCTTTACCGGCTTCGCCATGGCCGGCGCCTTCATGGTCATCGAAAGCTGGCTCAACGAGCGCGCCACCAACGAAAACCGCGGCACCGTCTTCGGCCTCTACATGATGGTCACCTACGCCTCGATCATGGCCGGCCAGATGATGGTCGCCGGCGGTGACGTCACCAGCGCCTCGCTGTTCATGGTGACAGGCATCCTGTTTTGCCTGTCGCTGATCCCGACTGCGGTTTCGAGTGCCGCCCACCCCAAGCCGCTGCAGGACGTCTCGCTCGACATCAAGGGCCTCTACGCAAACTCCCCGGTCGCCTCGGTCGCCTGCTTCCTCATCGGCGTCGCCAATGGCGACTGGGGCACGCTTGGCGCGGTCTATGGCGCGCGCGTCGGCATCTCGACGCCCGAGATCGCGCTGATGATGAGCCTCGTGGTCGTCGCCGGTGCCGCACTGCAGATCCCGATCGGCAAGGTCTCCGACCGCACCGACCGCCGCTATGTGCTGATCGGCGCCTCGCTCGCTTCGGCGGTCGCCGCCGTTCTGATCTTCCTGGTGGCGCCGCGCTCCGGCGTCTTCGTCATCGCCATGACCGCCTGCTACGGCGCCTTTGCCTACACGCTTTATTCGCTGGCGGTGGCGCATGCCAACGACCACGCCAAGCCTGAGGATTTCGTCAAGGTTTCGGGCGGGCTGCTGCTGCTCTACGGCTTCGGCACCATGGTCGGGCCACTGCTTGGCGCCGGCCTGATGGACTACATGCGGCCGGAAGCGCTGTTCCTCGCGACAGCTGCCGCGCATTTCACGCTGGCCGGCTACACCGCACTGCGCATCAAGCGGCGTGCGCCGGTGCCGATCAAGGATCGCGAGGCCTTCAAGACCCAGCCGGCGGACCGCAGCGCGACGCCGGAATCGCTGCGCCTCGACCCCAGGCACGAGGACGCCGCCTGA
- a CDS encoding SRPBCC family protein has translation MPNSSNPKSRNELPAKSHPTGTTRIPKVTIQQITIATTIAAPIERVWEAYTTPADITQWNFASDDWCCPSAEADLRVGGRYKARMEAKDGSFGFDFEAVYDEIEPYKAITLAMGDGRKARTIFDATENGTKVTTMFDAETQNSIEMQRDGWQAILNNFRSYVEK, from the coding sequence TTGCCAAACTCGTCGAACCCGAAATCACGCAATGAACTGCCCGCGAAATCTCATCCAACTGGGACAACAAGGATTCCAAAAGTGACCATCCAGCAGATCACCATTGCCACCACGATTGCGGCGCCGATCGAGCGCGTCTGGGAGGCCTACACGACACCCGCTGACATCACGCAGTGGAATTTCGCTTCCGACGACTGGTGTTGCCCAAGCGCCGAAGCTGACCTGAGGGTCGGCGGTCGCTACAAGGCGCGCATGGAAGCCAAGGACGGCAGTTTCGGTTTCGACTTCGAGGCAGTGTACGACGAGATCGAACCGTACAAGGCCATCACATTAGCGATGGGCGACGGGCGCAAGGCGCGGACGATATTTGATGCCACCGAAAATGGCACGAAGGTGACCACGATGTTCGATGCCGAGACGCAGAATTCCATCGAGATGCAGCGCGACGGCTGGCAGGCGATCCTGAACAATTTCCGCAGTTATGTTGAAAAGTGA
- a CDS encoding GNAT family N-acetyltransferase, which produces MESVRFPKLTTPRLVLRAPSERDIPAWFARATDVESASLAGDPDPADISAGAQWFARSRQRFADGKAIKWSIDQVGVSDAIGTITLSFGATDAKTAALGFVLARAHWGQGLGSEAAREVLRYAFESLTIQQVTAEAVVRNFASLRILAKLGFKHIESYIDESDGERCERLALDGHIGKALLSSNKMPD; this is translated from the coding sequence ATGGAATCAGTCCGATTTCCTAAGCTCACGACGCCAAGGCTCGTGCTCCGGGCGCCGAGTGAACGGGATATCCCAGCATGGTTTGCGCGCGCGACGGATGTCGAGTCCGCCTCCCTTGCCGGCGATCCCGATCCGGCAGACATAAGCGCAGGCGCGCAATGGTTCGCCCGTTCGCGTCAGCGGTTCGCTGACGGCAAGGCGATCAAGTGGTCCATAGACCAAGTGGGAGTATCTGACGCAATCGGGACGATCACCCTGTCTTTCGGCGCAACCGACGCCAAGACAGCCGCATTGGGATTTGTGCTGGCGCGTGCGCATTGGGGGCAGGGACTGGGCAGCGAGGCGGCGCGCGAAGTCCTCCGCTACGCCTTTGAAAGTCTGACGATTCAACAGGTGACGGCCGAGGCGGTTGTGCGCAATTTCGCGTCGCTGCGTATTTTGGCGAAGCTCGGCTTCAAACACATCGAAAGCTACATTGATGAGTCCGACGGCGAGCGCTGCGAGCGGCTTGCACTCGATGGACACATCGGAAAGGCACTCTTGTCGAGCAACAAGATGCCGGACTGA
- a CDS encoding YdcH family protein, whose translation MSLASHLEELQRKHGDVERQLGEAMNHPSMDDLQIVALKRRKLALKDEIEKLKGDPTQH comes from the coding sequence ATGTCTCTTGCTTCCCATCTTGAAGAACTTCAGCGCAAACATGGTGACGTCGAGCGCCAGCTCGGCGAAGCAATGAATCATCCATCCATGGACGACCTGCAAATCGTAGCGCTGAAGCGTCGCAAGCTGGCTCTCAAGGACGAGATTGAAAAGCTGAAAGGTGACCCGACGCAGCACTAG
- a CDS encoding SRPBCC family protein, protein MPNTLKLHRVFATKPEKIYRAFLEPDAIASWLPPFGFTCTVHELEAREGGKHRMSFRNFATGQSHSFGGTYLKLVPGETLVYSDVFDDPNLPGEMKVTVTLRAVSVGTDMTVVQENVPDLIPVEACYLGWQESLRKLAKLVEPEITQ, encoded by the coding sequence ATGCCCAACACTTTAAAGCTGCACCGGGTCTTTGCCACGAAACCCGAAAAGATCTACCGCGCATTTCTGGAACCCGACGCGATTGCGAGTTGGCTCCCGCCCTTCGGCTTTACCTGTACGGTCCATGAGCTCGAGGCGCGGGAAGGCGGCAAGCACAGAATGTCCTTCCGAAACTTCGCCACCGGGCAAAGCCATTCTTTCGGCGGCACTTATCTGAAACTCGTTCCCGGCGAGACGCTCGTCTATAGCGATGTCTTCGATGATCCGAACCTTCCGGGCGAGATGAAAGTGACGGTCACGCTAAGGGCCGTCTCCGTCGGAACTGACATGACGGTGGTTCAGGAGAACGTGCCCGATCTGATCCCCGTCGAGGCATGCTACCTCGGCTGGCAAGAGTCCCTGCGCAAGCTTGCCAAACTCGTCGAACCCGAAATCACGCAATGA
- a CDS encoding nuclear transport factor 2 family protein, translated as MSLTLLVDTYCAAWSTENAGQRRALLLSVWSEGATYTDPSVHAEGVEELLAHIAGTQARHPGARILRTSEVDVHHGVARFAWQFVMPDGSLPPEGLDIAFVDADQKRIMRIIGFFGSLQRPAA; from the coding sequence ATGTCTCTGACGCTTCTCGTCGACACCTATTGCGCTGCCTGGTCCACGGAGAACGCCGGGCAGCGGCGAGCCCTGCTGCTTTCGGTGTGGAGCGAGGGTGCAACCTACACCGACCCCTCGGTCCATGCCGAAGGCGTGGAAGAGCTGCTTGCGCATATCGCGGGAACTCAGGCTAGGCACCCCGGAGCCCGTATACTGCGCACAAGCGAGGTGGATGTTCATCATGGCGTCGCGCGCTTCGCGTGGCAGTTCGTTATGCCCGATGGATCATTGCCGCCCGAGGGCCTCGACATCGCCTTTGTCGATGCCGACCAGAAACGCATAATGCGCATCATCGGCTTCTTCGGTTCGCTGCAAAGGCCTGCTGCGTGA
- a CDS encoding DUF1192 domain-containing protein, which translates to MALFDDEPIKKKPVHEIGQDLSLLSVGELNERISALHAEIGRLEAELSVKGSTKSAAEALFKRG; encoded by the coding sequence ATGGCGCTGTTCGACGACGAGCCGATCAAGAAGAAACCGGTCCACGAGATCGGCCAGGATCTGTCGCTGCTTTCGGTCGGTGAGCTCAACGAGCGCATCTCAGCCCTGCACGCCGAGATCGGCCGGCTCGAGGCAGAGCTTTCCGTCAAGGGCTCGACCAAATCGGCCGCCGAGGCGCTGTTCAAGCGCGGCTGA
- a CDS encoding VOC family protein, which translates to MALKRMDNVGIVVDDLEGAIDFFRELGLELEGRAMIEGEWAGLVTGLGDQRVEIAMMRTPDGHSRLELSRFLVPEVVGDHRNAPVNALGYLRVMFTVDDINETLERLRHRGAQLVGEVVDYKDAYRLCYIRGPGGLLIGLAQELK; encoded by the coding sequence ATGGCGCTCAAACGGATGGACAATGTAGGAATCGTCGTCGATGACCTCGAAGGGGCGATTGATTTCTTTCGCGAGCTCGGCCTCGAGCTCGAAGGGCGGGCCATGATCGAAGGAGAATGGGCCGGACTTGTCACTGGACTGGGCGATCAACGGGTCGAGATCGCCATGATGCGCACACCGGACGGCCACAGCCGGCTCGAGCTCTCCCGCTTCCTGGTGCCGGAAGTCGTCGGAGATCACCGCAACGCCCCGGTCAACGCGCTTGGCTACCTCCGCGTCATGTTCACCGTGGACGACATCAACGAGACGCTTGAAAGGCTTCGCCATCGCGGGGCGCAGCTCGTAGGCGAAGTCGTCGACTATAAAGACGCGTATCGGCTCTGCTACATCCGCGGGCCCGGAGGGCTGCTCATCGGGCTCGCCCAAGAACTTAAATAA
- the purE gene encoding 5-(carboxyamino)imidazole ribonucleotide mutase codes for MGSQSDWATMRHAAELLEVLGIAFEARIVSAHRTPDRLYDFAKGAKAAGFRVIIAGAGGAAHLPGMTAAMTSLPVFGVPVESKALSGQDSLLSIVQMPAGIPVGTLAIGKAGAANAALLAAAVLALSDDALAARLDEWRAAQTARVAEQPTDDA; via the coding sequence ATGGGGAGCCAGTCTGACTGGGCGACCATGCGCCATGCCGCCGAATTGCTCGAAGTGCTTGGCATCGCCTTTGAGGCACGCATCGTCTCGGCCCACCGCACACCCGACCGTCTTTACGACTTCGCCAAGGGCGCCAAGGCAGCAGGCTTCCGCGTCATCATCGCCGGCGCCGGCGGTGCGGCCCATCTTCCCGGCATGACTGCAGCCATGACCTCTCTGCCGGTGTTCGGCGTGCCGGTCGAATCGAAGGCCTTGTCGGGCCAGGATTCGCTGCTTTCCATCGTCCAGATGCCGGCCGGCATCCCCGTCGGCACGCTTGCCATCGGCAAGGCCGGTGCCGCCAACGCTGCACTGCTTGCCGCGGCCGTGCTTGCCCTGTCCGACGACGCGCTCGCCGCAAGGCTCGACGAATGGCGCGCTGCCCAGACCGCACGGGTCGCTGAACAGCCGACGGACGACGCGTGA
- a CDS encoding 5-(carboxyamino)imidazole ribonucleotide synthase — protein MSAPLPLGATIGIIGGGQLGRMLAMAAARLGYQTVVLEPQADCPAAQVANRQIVAAYDDPAALDGLARASAVVTYEFENVPVVAAERLGRTIAVYPPARALEVAQDRLVEKTFLNGIGISTAGFRPVDNDAELAEALKAFDCSGVLKTCRMGYDGKGQMVFRNMTTGGFDGACASLGNVPLVLESFVAFEREISIIAARGTDGSIAVFDPAENVHRNGILATSTVPATIGSETAMAARDAARKILTALDYVGVIGVEFFVLADGSLLVNEIAPRVHNSGHWTEAACVVSQFEQHIRAVAGLPLGDANRHSDCVMENLIGDDIDKVPALLGEPDVAVHLYGKAEARPGRKMGHFTRLLPRR, from the coding sequence GTGAGCGCGCCCCTTCCCCTCGGCGCCACCATCGGCATCATCGGCGGCGGCCAGCTCGGCCGCATGCTGGCCATGGCAGCGGCTCGCCTCGGCTACCAGACGGTCGTTCTGGAGCCGCAGGCAGACTGCCCGGCAGCCCAGGTCGCCAACCGCCAGATCGTTGCTGCCTATGACGACCCCGCGGCCCTCGACGGGCTGGCGCGCGCCAGTGCCGTCGTCACCTATGAATTCGAAAACGTGCCGGTTGTCGCTGCCGAACGGCTGGGCCGCACGATCGCGGTCTACCCGCCGGCACGCGCCCTCGAGGTTGCCCAGGACCGCCTCGTCGAAAAGACCTTCCTCAACGGGATCGGGATATCCACAGCCGGCTTCCGGCCTGTAGACAACGATGCCGAGCTGGCGGAGGCGCTGAAGGCCTTCGACTGCAGCGGCGTGCTGAAGACCTGCCGTATGGGTTATGACGGCAAGGGCCAGATGGTCTTCCGCAACATGACGACAGGCGGCTTCGACGGCGCCTGCGCCTCGCTCGGCAATGTGCCGCTGGTGCTCGAATCCTTCGTCGCCTTCGAACGCGAAATCTCGATCATCGCGGCGCGCGGCACCGATGGCAGCATCGCCGTCTTCGATCCGGCTGAAAACGTGCACCGCAACGGTATTCTGGCGACCTCGACGGTGCCGGCCACGATCGGCAGCGAAACTGCCATGGCAGCACGCGACGCGGCACGCAAGATTCTCACGGCACTCGATTATGTCGGCGTCATCGGCGTCGAGTTCTTTGTCCTTGCCGACGGCTCGCTGCTGGTGAACGAGATAGCGCCGCGGGTACACAATTCAGGCCACTGGACCGAGGCGGCCTGTGTGGTCTCGCAGTTCGAGCAGCACATCCGCGCCGTCGCCGGCCTGCCGCTCGGCGACGCCAACCGCCACTCCGACTGTGTCATGGAAAACCTGATCGGCGACGATATCGACAAGGTCCCGGCGCTGCTCGGCGAGCCGGATGTCGCCGTGCATCTCTACGGCAAGGCCGAGGCCCGCCCCGGCCGCAAGATGGGCCATTTCACCCGGCTGTTGCCACGCCGCTAA
- a CDS encoding protein adenylyltransferase SelO has product MRSPRFQHTYAADLPERLYARPDPSSVSTPHLVELNETLATQLGLDIVWLRSPDGIEMLAGNRFPGDVRPIAQAYAGHQFGNFVPQLGDGRAVLVGELLDTSGQLRDVQLKGSGPTRFSRNGDGRAALGPMMREYIVSEAMHALAIPTTRTLSLVATGEHVYRETRLPGALIARVAASHIRVGTFQYLAAREDIDGLRALADYAIARHYPHLAEVPRRYLGFLNAVVAAQAKLVAQWMLVGFIHGVLNTDNVAISGETIDYGPCAFMDAYHPATVFSSIDRQGRYAFANQPRITVWNLARLAEALLPILGGEAGGDDEGLEQAKAVIGSFQARYEAAFNEGIRHKIGLFTEQPEDLELAAGMLDLMARNGADFTLTFRDLAHEVDGVGRVRNHFIDPTAFDSWALRWRERLAREPENAADRTARMRTVNPKYIARNHRVEAAIAAATDEGDFGPFQSLLTVLARPFDEQPEMEEYAQPPKDEERVLQTFCGT; this is encoded by the coding sequence ATGCGCAGTCCCCGGTTCCAACACACCTATGCCGCCGACCTCCCCGAACGGCTTTACGCCCGTCCTGATCCATCCTCGGTTTCGACACCGCATCTGGTTGAACTGAATGAAACACTGGCGACGCAACTAGGCCTCGACATCGTCTGGTTGCGCAGTCCTGACGGCATCGAAATGCTGGCCGGAAACCGCTTCCCCGGTGATGTGCGCCCCATCGCCCAGGCCTATGCGGGTCACCAGTTCGGCAACTTCGTGCCGCAGCTTGGCGACGGTCGCGCCGTCCTCGTCGGAGAGTTGCTCGATACCAGCGGCCAATTGCGCGACGTTCAATTGAAGGGCTCCGGTCCGACCCGGTTTTCCCGCAATGGCGATGGGCGCGCAGCGCTCGGACCGATGATGCGCGAGTACATCGTCAGCGAGGCGATGCACGCACTCGCCATTCCAACCACGCGAACCCTGTCGCTGGTTGCCACTGGCGAGCACGTCTACCGCGAGACCAGGCTTCCCGGAGCGCTGATAGCGCGCGTTGCCGCCAGCCACATCCGCGTCGGCACGTTCCAGTACCTTGCCGCACGGGAAGACATCGACGGCCTGAGGGCGCTGGCGGATTACGCAATTGCGCGGCACTATCCGCATCTCGCCGAAGTCCCCCGTCGCTACCTTGGGTTCCTCAATGCCGTCGTAGCAGCACAGGCGAAGCTGGTGGCGCAGTGGATGCTGGTCGGCTTTATCCATGGCGTCCTCAATACCGACAACGTCGCAATTTCTGGCGAGACGATCGATTATGGTCCATGTGCGTTCATGGACGCCTATCATCCGGCGACTGTGTTCAGTTCCATCGACCGTCAAGGCCGCTACGCCTTTGCAAACCAGCCCCGCATCACCGTCTGGAACCTGGCGCGACTGGCCGAAGCGCTGCTGCCCATTCTGGGAGGCGAAGCAGGCGGAGACGATGAGGGCCTTGAGCAGGCGAAAGCGGTGATCGGGTCGTTCCAGGCACGCTACGAGGCTGCGTTTAATGAAGGCATCCGCCACAAGATCGGGCTGTTTACCGAACAGCCTGAAGACCTTGAGCTCGCGGCCGGAATGCTTGACCTGATGGCGCGCAACGGGGCGGATTTCACCCTTACATTTCGCGATCTCGCGCATGAGGTCGACGGCGTCGGCCGAGTCCGCAACCACTTCATCGACCCTACTGCCTTCGACAGCTGGGCTTTGCGCTGGCGTGAACGGCTGGCTCGCGAGCCGGAGAATGCAGCCGACCGCACGGCTCGGATGCGCACCGTGAACCCGAAGTACATAGCACGCAATCACCGTGTCGAAGCTGCCATCGCCGCCGCCACCGATGAAGGCGACTTTGGCCCTTTCCAGAGCTTGCTCACTGTGCTGGCGCGCCCGTTCGACGAGCAGCCCGAGATGGAGGAATACGCGCAGCCACCAAAAGACGAAGAGCGCGTCCTGCAGACATTCTGCGGTACGTAA
- a CDS encoding NAD(P)-dependent oxidoreductase has protein sequence MKRSIAVLGTGRMGSALARALLAEGHRTTVWNRTKQKAEPLALLGATVASSALEAVTSAEMIIVNVSDYAATADILHDEAIASTIRGKLIIELTSGTPQGARDAAEWCGRHGAGYLDGAIMATPDFIGTDAGTILVSGQGQAFQDNEAVFRALGGNVQHVGQDPGRANALDSALLALMWGALFGALNAIAVSQAEGIDLGELGRQWTATAPVVEGLVTDLIKRTDAGRFASDEETLSSISIHHSAFRHLLELMDARGIDRSVVDGYGFIFQRAIAAGQLHGDFAALSQFMGKAA, from the coding sequence ATGAAGCGTTCAATCGCCGTTTTAGGAACCGGCCGCATGGGCTCCGCACTTGCCCGCGCCCTGCTTGCCGAGGGCCATCGCACGACGGTCTGGAACCGGACAAAGCAAAAGGCCGAGCCGCTCGCCTTGCTCGGCGCAACGGTTGCGTCTTCGGCGCTGGAAGCCGTGACTTCAGCTGAGATGATCATCGTCAACGTCAGCGACTATGCTGCCACTGCCGACATCCTGCATGACGAAGCCATCGCTTCCACCATTCGCGGCAAGCTGATCATCGAGCTGACGTCGGGAACGCCACAGGGGGCGCGCGATGCCGCCGAGTGGTGTGGCAGGCACGGCGCCGGCTATCTCGATGGTGCGATCATGGCAACGCCTGACTTCATCGGCACCGATGCGGGCACCATCCTGGTCTCGGGGCAGGGACAGGCCTTTCAGGACAACGAGGCCGTCTTTCGCGCGTTGGGCGGTAATGTCCAGCATGTCGGACAAGACCCTGGACGTGCCAATGCGCTTGATAGCGCTTTGCTGGCCTTGATGTGGGGCGCATTGTTCGGAGCGCTCAACGCCATTGCCGTGAGCCAGGCCGAAGGGATCGATCTGGGCGAACTGGGTCGGCAGTGGACGGCGACAGCGCCCGTTGTCGAGGGGCTCGTCACTGACCTCATCAAGCGTACCGATGCCGGCCGTTTTGCCAGCGACGAGGAGACCCTTTCGTCGATTTCCATCCATCACAGTGCGTTCCGGCACCTCCTGGAACTCATGGATGCGCGTGGCATCGACCGCTCGGTGGTTGACGGTTACGGCTTCATCTTCCAGCGGGCGATTGCAGCCGGCCAGTTGCATGGAGATTTCGCGGCGTTATCGCAGTTCATGGGCAAGGCCGCCTGA
- a CDS encoding NAD(P)H-quinone oxidoreductase encodes MANVAKLPAKMLAVAISQPGGPRVLKAEKRDLPELGQGEILIRVHAAGVNRPDVLQRKGAYPAPPGASELPGLEVSGEVAAVGDSATRWRIGDAICALTPGGGYAEYAKVHETNALPMPTGFTFTEAAAVPETFFTVWHNVFERGALKPGETLLIHGGSSGIGTTAIQLASAFGAYVIVTAGSEDKCAACLKLGADRAINYRNEDFVQAVKDATGGKGADVILDMVGGDYVGRNYNAAAVDGRIVQIATQGGAVASADFSKLMVKRLTHTGSTLRPRTNEFKGAIAAALEAQVWPLLAVRRVAPVMDMIFPLKEAWRAHERMEEGEHIGKIVLDVG; translated from the coding sequence ATGGCCAATGTTGCCAAGCTTCCAGCCAAGATGCTCGCGGTGGCGATTTCGCAGCCGGGCGGGCCGCGCGTGCTCAAGGCCGAGAAGCGCGACCTGCCTGAACTCGGCCAGGGCGAGATCCTGATCCGCGTGCATGCGGCCGGCGTCAACCGGCCCGACGTGTTGCAGCGCAAGGGCGCCTATCCCGCGCCGCCGGGCGCCTCCGAACTGCCCGGGCTCGAAGTGTCGGGCGAGGTGGCAGCCGTCGGCGACAGTGCCACGCGCTGGCGCATCGGCGATGCGATCTGCGCGCTGACGCCGGGCGGCGGTTATGCCGAATACGCCAAGGTGCACGAGACCAACGCGCTGCCCATGCCCACGGGCTTCACCTTCACCGAAGCAGCCGCCGTGCCCGAAACCTTCTTCACCGTCTGGCATAACGTCTTCGAGCGTGGCGCGCTCAAACCAGGCGAGACGCTGCTCATCCATGGCGGCTCGTCGGGCATCGGCACGACGGCGATCCAACTCGCCTCGGCCTTCGGCGCCTATGTCATCGTCACCGCCGGTTCCGAGGACAAGTGCGCTGCCTGCCTGAAGCTCGGGGCCGATCGCGCCATCAACTACCGGAACGAAGACTTCGTCCAGGCGGTAAAGGACGCTACCGGCGGCAAGGGCGCCGACGTCATCCTCGACATGGTCGGCGGCGACTATGTCGGCCGAAATTACAATGCTGCCGCCGTAGACGGCCGCATCGTCCAGATCGCAACGCAAGGCGGGGCGGTGGCGAGTGCCGACTTCTCTAAGCTGATGGTCAAGAGGCTGACCCATACCGGCTCGACGCTCAGGCCACGCACCAACGAGTTCAAGGGCGCGATCGCGGCAGCGCTCGAGGCCCAAGTGTGGCCGTTGCTCGCTGTCCGCCGCGTCGCACCCGTCATGGACATGATCTTCCCACTCAAGGAAGCCTGGCGGGCGCATGAGCGCATGGAAGAGGGCGAGCATATCGGCAAGATCGTGCTGGACGTGGGCTGA
- a CDS encoding ArsR/SmtB family transcription factor: MTTDAPFLAISDANRRHLLEELRRGPKTVSELAAGLPVSRPAVSQHLKVLLDAGLVSARAEGTRRVYAVSVAGFRKLNIWLDQFWDA; encoded by the coding sequence ATGACAACTGACGCGCCGTTCCTCGCCATATCGGATGCCAACCGGCGCCATCTGCTGGAAGAATTGCGGCGTGGCCCCAAGACCGTCAGCGAACTTGCCGCAGGCCTGCCGGTTTCACGCCCGGCGGTGTCACAACACCTCAAGGTTTTGCTCGACGCCGGCCTTGTCAGCGCCCGCGCCGAAGGCACGCGCCGCGTCTATGCGGTCAGCGTTGCCGGCTTCCGCAAGCTCAACATCTGGCTGGATCAGTTCTGGGACGCCTGA
- a CDS encoding YdcH family protein yields the protein MSEQEQAEIRLEFARLKQDHADFDAAINAMIAMGCDTLQIQRMKKKKLVLKDKISQIEDRIIPDIIA from the coding sequence ATGTCGGAACAGGAACAAGCCGAGATTCGTCTCGAGTTTGCACGCTTGAAGCAGGACCATGCGGATTTCGATGCCGCAATCAACGCGATGATCGCGATGGGCTGCGATACGTTGCAGATCCAGCGGATGAAGAAGAAGAAGCTGGTCCTCAAGGACAAGATCAGCCAGATCGAAGACCGCATCATCCCCGACATCATCGCCTGA
- a CDS encoding class I SAM-dependent methyltransferase: MTSSFNVQDAAGYEQLMGRWSQKLAVPFINFAGLADGEKVLDVGCGTGSLTFALAKAANLKEIAAIDFSPVFVATAQAHNTDPRIKISQADACALPFEDNNFDRTLALLVLHFVPEAPKAIAEMARVTRPGGVVAATVWDHYGGMPGMRMAVDTLAALGEAGRQLRARYCFQPMMQPGEMKAAFLAQGLSRVEETQLLLRMDYADFGDLWAPIGAGEGPIGKFVATLDQAEKVRAEAAVRDAYEAGRPDGQRSFANIAWAVRGIVA, from the coding sequence ATGACGTCAAGCTTCAACGTGCAGGATGCGGCCGGCTATGAGCAGTTGATGGGCCGCTGGAGCCAGAAACTCGCGGTGCCATTCATCAACTTTGCCGGTCTCGCCGATGGCGAGAAGGTGCTCGACGTCGGCTGTGGCACCGGCAGCCTGACCTTCGCACTGGCCAAGGCCGCAAATCTCAAGGAAATCGCGGCCATCGACTTCTCGCCGGTCTTTGTCGCGACAGCTCAGGCGCACAACACGGACCCACGCATAAAGATCAGTCAGGCCGATGCCTGCGCCCTGCCCTTCGAGGACAACAACTTCGACCGCACGCTGGCGCTGCTGGTGCTGCATTTCGTGCCCGAGGCGCCAAAGGCGATCGCGGAGATGGCCAGGGTGACACGGCCGGGCGGGGTGGTCGCGGCCACGGTGTGGGATCATTATGGCGGCATGCCCGGCATGCGCATGGCGGTCGACACGCTGGCTGCGCTCGGCGAAGCCGGCCGGCAACTACGCGCCCGCTATTGTTTCCAGCCGATGATGCAGCCGGGCGAGATGAAAGCCGCCTTCCTTGCACAAGGGCTGTCACGCGTCGAGGAAACCCAGCTTTTGCTGCGCATGGACTATGCTGACTTCGGCGATCTCTGGGCGCCCATCGGCGCGGGCGAAGGTCCGATCGGCAAATTTGTCGCCACGCTCGACCAGGCAGAGAAGGTGCGCGCCGAAGCTGCCGTGCGCGATGCCTACGAGGCCGGCCGCCCCGACGGTCAGCGCTCCTTTGCCAATATCGCCTGGGCCGTGCGCGGCATCGTTGCCTGA